The Fluviispira vulneris sequence AAAAATAAAATCAGATCTTTTAACAGATTTATCTGTTCTCGGAAATAATAGATTAAAAGTATTTTTAAGAACGTTACACTTTGGTAATGGTTTTGAAAAACAGGAACAAATAATATCTGAAGACAAGGAACTTACACCAAAAGAAAAAGAGCTTAGATTAAATTTATTGAAAAATAACCTGCTTAGATTTAATAAACTTGCAGCACAAGCAAAAATTGCTATAGAGGCCTTAAAAGATATTAATTCAGGTTCAGCAATAACAGAAGTTGATCGTGGTTTACTTTTATCTTTTGCAAAAACCGAAGAGGGTATGTTGGTATTTCAACCACAAGACCCTTGGAAACCAGAAGTCACATCCACTCTTGTCGCTGGAGTAAAAACATCACCTTTGAGTATTGATGCATTATTATCTTTTATTCGTTCAAATAGTTCAGTATTAATTCCAAGCAATGTTCTGATAGATGGTGTTGTCCCATTGTCATTAATCGATACAATAAATGCAGATTTATCAAAATATTGGAAAAATTTACAAGATGCGTCTGCTTTTGAAAAACTTTTTTGGAATGCTGATTTTAGATATTCTTTAGGCATGTACTATACTGCTAATATGGCAAATGCAATGGGAATACAGCAACCACTTAAGTGGGTACAGTCCTTTCCACTTGGTTCAAATGATGTTACGTTATCCGATCTTGCATTAATGTACCAAACATTTCTAACAGGTAAAACATATCGTTACTTTAATTCTGTTCAACCAAATCAACTTATATTGATTAAGAGAATTGAAGATTCTAATGGCAATTTACTTTGGGAAGCGAAAGCGAAAGAATATCAATTTGCCGATAGTTTTTATTCTGCACCTATTATGAACGTACTTCGCGGAACAGTAACTGCAGGTACAGCATATGTTCTCAATAATGAAATTATTTTACGTTCAAATGATGAAGTGATCGACAAACAATTACAAGCAGCAAAAATAAGGGTTCCAGTCTTTGGTAAAACTGGAACAACAAATGATTATAAAAATGGTACATATATTGGATTTATTCCTTACCCAACTACAGCTGGGGATGTGCTGAATCCTGAAAATGCTTATACCATAGCTTCTTATATAGGTTATGATACAAATGAGCCAATGATACGTAAAGGATATCGTGTATATGGTGGAGGTGCTATTCCGGCTTGGCAAGAGATTGCGTTGGCTATCATTAAAAATCAAAATTTTGCTGAAAAATTGGATTGGAAATATTGGGTAGAAAAGAATGCGCATGCTGTGCCTTTTGAATTTGGTTCAAACTTGAGCCAAGTGATTGTTCCAATTAATTCCGGAATTTCTGTTTCTGCACAAGAACCAGATGATGACAGTTCTGGGCAGAAAAATCCTTATGCCAACGATTATTCTGAAACAGGACAAAGATTATTTAAACTAGCGATAGCAGGTTCAAGTTCAGATAATATTTTTATTCCTAAAAGGAAAGTATCTTTTTATACTCCTGTTCCACCACCACAAAATATAAATGTGAGTGATACAAATGACTCAACTGTTACGTTAAATAATAATAAACCGGTTATGCCTGAACCTATATCAAAACCAACTGATAAATCATCGCATTTGAATAATGATGAAAGCCCACTCAACTCAGCAGATGATGAGGAATTGCCAAAAGCTAAGGTCGGAGCAAAGAATTTTGAAGACGACATTCCACAGGCGCCTCCGTCTTTAAAAAATCATTGAGTGGATCGCATTTTATTTATTATATTTCCCCAATATGAAAGAATTTGTTTAAGTTCTTTCATATCTATAGGTTTAGAAAGATAGCCTTCCATTCCAGCATCCAGACAAACTTGTCCCTCAGCCCCTCGTGCATGAGCAGTCATAGCCAATATCTTTGGGCGTGAACTGCTTTTTGGATATTTTTTTATAATCTGTCGTGTTGCTTCAAGCCCATCCATCTCAGGCATTTGGACATCCATAAAAATTATATCGTATTGAGAACGAGTGAGTGCTTCAAGAACCTCATTACCATTTGCAACGATGTCACAGACATAGCCAAATTTTTTTAAAATATTTGTTATTAATTTTTGATTTACCACATTATCTTCTGCGACTAATATTTTTAACGGAAAAATATCACCAACTTTTTGCTCTTCTGCCTTCTGTGGAATACTTGTACCAGAAAAACTTTGAGTAGATGCTTCTTGCAAAATATCAAATAAAATTGAATATCGATAAGGTTTGAATATATTGCCAAAATATCCATTTGGAATGATTTTATCTTCAGGTGAATAATGACTAGAGTTTTTAAATACGGCGATAAATAAAATCTTATTATCAGAATATTTATCAATTAACACTTCTCTCACTTTATTTTTATCGAAATCTTCAATACTGACTAAAACGAATGTTGGTGGAACTTGTGTAGGTATTTCTTGTGCTTCTTGTATATTTTCAGCTGTAAAAGCCTCTAAACCCCAATATTCGCATCGGAGACGTAATGACTTCTGTAAAATCTTATTTTTCTCTAAAATATAAATCACTTTTTTTTCAAAAAATTTATGAATCGGTAAATTACATGGACTAGGGTCAATTTTATATTTTTCTGAGTCAACGTTTTCTGTAAGTACATTGAAACTAAAAATGGAACCTTTATCTATCTCACTTTTTACACTTATGTGTCCATGCATCATTTCTGTTAATCTTTTAGCGATACTTAAACCAAGCCCTGTACCACCGTATTTTCGAGTTGAGGAATCATCGACCTGTGAAAACGTTTGAAATATTTTGGCAATATTTTTCTTAGAAATTCCACTGCCTGTATCTTCAACGTCGAACATGAGATTGATTTTACCTAAATCGTCGACTTTGGCATTTACTGTAATAAAAGTATATCCATTCTTTGTGAATTTAATTGCATTGTCTGTTAAATGTGTAAGTATTTGTTGTATGCGTGTGAGATCTCCTACGACTTTTAACGGAACTTTTGCATCGATATGATAGATGATTTCAGTTTCTTGACTTGCAGCAGCCGGCGCTAAAAGTTCTAAAACATTTTCGACACAGGAATTAATTTCAAATGGTATATGTTCTAATTCAAGTTTATTTGCTTCTATTTTTGAGAAATCTAATATTTCATTGATAATAACGAGTAGGTTATTACCACAAGCACGTAGAATTTCTAAATACCCTCTTTGCTCTTGATTTAATTTCGTATCGACAAGTAAACTTGCAGAACCTAAGATACCGTTGAGTGGTGTCCTCAGTTCATGACTCATATTTGCTAAGAATTCACCTTTTATCCGTGTCGTTTCTTTCATAGATTCTGAAACTTTTGAAATGTCAATACTCTTTTTTTCCATTTCATCTTTGAGTGCTTCAAGGCGTGAATATTCAAAACGAAAAGCTGTATATGAGTGTAAGAAAGCAATAAGATAAATATATGTTTTTAAGAAACTTTCAACAAAATCAAAAGAGTTATTTTTGAAAAAAATTTGAAAATTTATTAGAAAAATTAAAGGAGTGGTTAAATAAATAATTGCAGTCATCCATGGCTCAAGACGTTCAATTTTTATGTTATAATTTATTTTGCTATGAATAATTGTGATAAAAATTATTATAATTGGAATTTGTTCTACTAAGATATTTAATTTTTTATAGAGTTCATTTTCACTTAAAGATAAAATAACTGTCATCCAGCTAAAAAAAGCTAAAATTGCAACAATTTTAGAAAAGAGTAAATAATTTTTTCTACCACTCTGGTGAACTAAATTAAATAAAAAATAAGTAATTGTAATGATCCAAGCATTTATTGTGTCAATATAAAATATAAAATTATCACTAAAAAAATTCTTTTCGATTGTTAATATATAAATCGAAACAAAGCAAATGATGACTAGTACTCTTTTTTTGATTAAATAATATGGAATTTTCCAAAACTTACTTTCACTGTCAATCATTCACTTATCCTTTATTAAGCAGCTTTTTTATTTCCCCATTTCTTTAATGCTTCGTCCAAAATTTTAATTTGAATTGGTTTAGTTAAATAATCATCCATTCCTGCACTCAAGCATCTTTCTTTATCACCGCTCATCGCATTTGCAGTGAGAGCTAATATTATTGGTTTGGGTTGAATCGAATTATTGGCTTTTATTTGTCTAGAAGCTTCAAGTCCATCCATAATGGGCATTTGCAAATCCATAATGATTATATCAAACTTTTCATTGAGTGCAGCTTGAACAGCAAGAGCGCCGTTTTCAACAAGAGTGACAGTATGTCCCATCTTTTTTAAAATACTCATAATAAGTTTTTGGTTAACAAGATTATCTTCTGCAACTAAAATTTTATAAATTGTTTTATCACTTTCGCTTAAAATGATTTGTGTTTGTTCTGGCATTTTTGTACCCTCTAGTTTAGCATCAGATGTGTTTAAGTCTGCTGGTTTCTTTTGTGGTACCCATTTTTCAATTTTTTCTATAAGCGCTTTAATTTGGATTGGTTTCGTTAAATAATCATCCATCCCTGCATCTAGGCATCTTTCTTTATCACCAGGCATAGCATTGGCAGTTAAGGCCAAAATAATTGGTCTTATTTTTCCTTTTGAATTAATGATAATATTTCTTGTAGCATCAAGTCCATCCATAACTGGCATTTGTAAGTCCATTAAAATGAGATCGTATTGAGCTTGTTTTTCCGCTTCAACAGCAAGTGCTCCATTTTCTGCAAGAGTGGCATTGTGTCCTAATTTTTTCAAAATACTCATGATCAACTTTTGATTTACAGGATTATCTTCTGCAACTAATATTTTGAGAGGATAAGATGTTTCCATTAATAAATTTTTTACAGGAATATTTTGTTGCATATCATTTATAATTTTAATTGTTTCTTCAACTTTAACTTGTGGCTTTGCTTCAAGAATAGATTTCATTGATCTCGCAAGATAATCTGTTTTTAATGGTTTTGTTATTGTTTTATTAGCAATGAGATGAAGATTCGGTGCCGAATATTTTCCTAAATTAATAAGAGCAATTGAAGGTATTTTTCCAGTGGGATTTATTTGATTGCCCTTTAAAAACATACTTGCTTTTTTACTTTCATTTACAATGTCAACAATCAATATTTGAAATTCTTCTATCCCGCTGAGGTGTTGAGCTTCTTCAAAGGTTCTCACTATCTTTGCAAGCATTTTCCATTGTCTAAAGCGACGCATTAAAATATAGCGCATAGTTGGATTTTCGGAAATTGCGAGGCATTTGACTCCATGTAAAAAATCTATATTAAAATTCGTTTGTGGTAAATTTTTTCCAACTTTGCATTTAAGGGTAAAGACAAAACGAGTCCCTTTTCCAACAATACTTTCAGCCCAAATTTTTCCACCCATAAGTTCAATCAATTGCGCAGAAATTGCCAAACCTAATCCAGTACCTCCATATTTTCTCGATATAGAAGCATCTGTCTGAGAATACGCTTTAAATAATTTTTTAATTTTTGTTGCTGGGATTCCAACTCCTGTATCTTTTACTTCAAAAAGCAACTCTACTTCATCCTCGCTGATATTATCGATCAAAGTAACACCAATAAAAACTTCTCCAGAGTCCGTAAATTTAAGAGCATTGTTACTAAAATTTAAAAGTATTTGTCCAATTCTCTTTTGATCGCCAATTATAGAAGGTGGTACGGTTGGTTCAATAAAATATGTAAGATCAAGTCCTTTTTCAAAACTTTTTGGGCTGACGACATCTATTACGCTTTCAACAAGGTTTGATATGTCTATTTCTTCTTTACTTAGAACAATATTGCCTGAAATTAAATTGGGTAAATCGAGCACTTCGTCAATTAATTTCATGAGGTTTTTGCTGCTAATTGTTATCATACCAAGTAAACGTTGTTGCTCGTCTGTTATATCAGAGTTACTTAGCAGTTCTGCATGGCCAATAATTCCATTAACAGGAGTTCTGATTTCATGGCTCATTGTGGCTAGAAAATTTTCCTTAGCAATTTGAGCTTTCTGAGCCTCTATGTGCATCATACTCAGTTCACCCATTTTTCTAGCCAGACCAATAGAAATCTTCTGAATATTTTTAAACTCACATGATAAATAGCTATAGTTTCTTAAACTCATCATGGAATAACATATTAATAGAGTTAATTCTCCTGAAATATTATTTGAGTTAATGCTTGGATTAAATATTTGTCCAAGTTGAAAACAAGCTCCAATAAAGCAAGTAAATAAAATAAGTAAAATATGTGAGTTATTTGCTTTGGACTGTGCGAGATTTTGCAATTCATTAAGTAATATAATAATAGGTAAAAAAATTGCAATGCAAAGTGATACATTTATATCAATAATGAAAAATTGTGATATTAAAAGTGAAGTTATTATTACTATTGTGTGCTTTGTTTTCGATATTGCAGTCCTGTCTTGTTCCAATTTTTCTTCAATTGTCCTTCTTTTTAGAAAAATAATTGATGAATTAAAGGCAATTGAGTACCAAATAAATATATGTAGTAGATTGGTAATTAGGGAATTTTCATTTTGCAATATATTCGAAATCTTTATGATATAAATCAATGAAATAGCGATTATCACAAATGCTAATGAGATAAGGTTTGTTATGCTAAATGTTTTCTTTGAAAAATTATATTTCAAGTTTAAAAATGTGATGATTGTTATAATGACAATAATGCTGCTAAAAAAAATGGCTGAAATAATTATTTCAGGAAGATTATTTAAGTAACTTAAATTTAAAAATAATCCGCATGTAATAGCAAGTGTAGACGTAGATAATATGATAAAATATTTGGTTTTATCTTCGAGTTTATTTAAAACTCGATCTGCTTTGGCAAACATTTTTATTGAATCCTTTTAAGCGTTCAATATTTATGTGCTTTGTATCGGTTTATGCGTGCTATAAGCATGATTTTTTTATGTACTGTTATAATTTTGACACGTTAGAATTTAAAAATTATTGAGGTTTTTTAGCTTGTATTCGATGAGATACAGACGTGAGATATGTTGGAGGTTGTTTTGGATAAAATAATTTATAAATTTATTTTTAAGAATGGCAAAGAAGTAGATTATAAAGTTGATTTAAATCGAGTAGATAGCAATCAACCGACTCCTTCACTTGATAATGTTGATTGGACAGATTTAGATTTTAATAAATGCTCGGTTTGTCCTCTCAGTTCTCAAACTCATAAAAAATGTCCAGCAGCTATCGACGTTCAACAGATGATGACTGAGTTTCGTGATGTTTTGTCCACCGATATGGTAAAGGTTTCTGTCGAAACGCAAAATAGATTTTACTACAAAGAATGCGATGCCCAAACAGGTCTAAAAGCTTTGGTTGGGCTTGTTATGGCCACGAGCAGCTGTCCTATTTTAAAACAGTTTAAGGGATTAGCTTTCTATCATTTGCCCTTTGCTTCCATTGAGGAAACATCCTTCAGAGCGATTTCATCCTATTTGATTAAACAATATTTTATTGCAAAAAATAATGGTGTAGCAGACTGGGAATTAAATAATTTCTCGAAATTTTATGACATTGCTCAAAACGTAAATGAATGTTTTTTTGAACGAATAAAAGTTGCGAGTAAAGCAGATGCAAACTTGAATGCAATAGTGGCTTTTTCTTCACAATCCATGATTTTATCAATTACGTTTGATGATCTGCTAGAAGAACTCAGGAAACAAATGATGGAATAATGCTTACAAAAAATGTTAACATGATTTAAAAAAATTATTAAAGCTCGTTTTAGATTTGGGATTGTATGATTGACAGCTGTGCTCGCTCTTTAAATTGAATAATTTTTTTTACAATACTTTTCAGAGTATTTTTTCTTAAATCGTCTTTAGATTACTTTTAAGCAAAGCCTGTGTTGACAATATAATTTTCACCTTCTTGAATGCATTTATGAACTTTAGTTTGCAATTCTCCTGGTTTTTTTAGAGTGGCTGAAGCCTGTGGACAATTGATTGAGAGCTGTGCTCCCTCTTTAAATTGAAATTTTGAGTGAAAAATAATTCCAGAAGAGGAAAGTTGAGTTATTTTTATATCCAGAACGATTGGCATATTTGTAATCGTAGCGCTGAGATCGAGTTTAGAAGGAGCAGGAGGTGATTGTTTTGCTGCAATAGGTGCTTGTGGTTTGGCTGCTGCTGAAGGGGCGCCGGGGTGTGCTTGTTTCACTGCAGCAGGTGCTTGGGCAGGAGTTGGTTTGGCTGCCGCAGCAGGTGCTTGAGCAGGAGTTGGTTTGGCTGCCGCAGCAGGTGCTTGGGCAGGAGTTGGTTTGGCTGCCGCAGCAGGTGCTTGGGCAGGAGTTGGTTTGGCTGCTGCAGCAGGTGCGTGCGCAGGGGGAGCTTGGGGAGGTGTCAATGGGGGAATTTGTCCTTCGGCTCCACCTACAAGTTTTTTTATTTTT is a genomic window containing:
- a CDS encoding response regulator, whose product is MIDSESKFWKIPYYLIKKRVLVIICFVSIYILTIEKNFFSDNFIFYIDTINAWIITITYFLFNLVHQSGRKNYLLFSKIVAILAFFSWMTVILSLSENELYKKLNILVEQIPIIIIFITIIHSKINYNIKIERLEPWMTAIIYLTTPLIFLINFQIFFKNNSFDFVESFLKTYIYLIAFLHSYTAFRFEYSRLEALKDEMEKKSIDISKVSESMKETTRIKGEFLANMSHELRTPLNGILGSASLLVDTKLNQEQRGYLEILRACGNNLLVIINEILDFSKIEANKLELEHIPFEINSCVENVLELLAPAAASQETEIIYHIDAKVPLKVVGDLTRIQQILTHLTDNAIKFTKNGYTFITVNAKVDDLGKINLMFDVEDTGSGISKKNIAKIFQTFSQVDDSSTRKYGGTGLGLSIAKRLTEMMHGHISVKSEIDKGSIFSFNVLTENVDSEKYKIDPSPCNLPIHKFFEKKVIYILEKNKILQKSLRLRCEYWGLEAFTAENIQEAQEIPTQVPPTFVLVSIEDFDKNKVREVLIDKYSDNKILFIAVFKNSSHYSPEDKIIPNGYFGNIFKPYRYSILFDILQEASTQSFSGTSIPQKAEEQKVGDIFPLKILVAEDNVVNQKLITNILKKFGYVCDIVANGNEVLEALTRSQYDIIFMDVQMPEMDGLEATRQIIKKYPKSSSRPKILAMTAHARGAEGQVCLDAGMEGYLSKPIDMKELKQILSYWGNIINKMRSTQ
- a CDS encoding response regulator; the encoded protein is MFAKADRVLNKLEDKTKYFIILSTSTLAITCGLFLNLSYLNNLPEIIISAIFFSSIIVIITIITFLNLKYNFSKKTFSITNLISLAFVIIAISLIYIIKISNILQNENSLITNLLHIFIWYSIAFNSSIIFLKRRTIEEKLEQDRTAISKTKHTIVIITSLLISQFFIIDINVSLCIAIFLPIIILLNELQNLAQSKANNSHILLILFTCFIGACFQLGQIFNPSINSNNISGELTLLICYSMMSLRNYSYLSCEFKNIQKISIGLARKMGELSMMHIEAQKAQIAKENFLATMSHEIRTPVNGIIGHAELLSNSDITDEQQRLLGMITISSKNLMKLIDEVLDLPNLISGNIVLSKEEIDISNLVESVIDVVSPKSFEKGLDLTYFIEPTVPPSIIGDQKRIGQILLNFSNNALKFTDSGEVFIGVTLIDNISEDEVELLFEVKDTGVGIPATKIKKLFKAYSQTDASISRKYGGTGLGLAISAQLIELMGGKIWAESIVGKGTRFVFTLKCKVGKNLPQTNFNIDFLHGVKCLAISENPTMRYILMRRFRQWKMLAKIVRTFEEAQHLSGIEEFQILIVDIVNESKKASMFLKGNQINPTGKIPSIALINLGKYSAPNLHLIANKTITKPLKTDYLARSMKSILEAKPQVKVEETIKIINDMQQNIPVKNLLMETSYPLKILVAEDNPVNQKLIMSILKKLGHNATLAENGALAVEAEKQAQYDLILMDLQMPVMDGLDATRNIIINSKGKIRPIILALTANAMPGDKERCLDAGMDDYLTKPIQIKALIEKIEKWVPQKKPADLNTSDAKLEGTKMPEQTQIILSESDKTIYKILVAEDNLVNQKLIMSILKKMGHTVTLVENGALAVQAALNEKFDIIIMDLQMPIMDGLEASRQIKANNSIQPKPIILALTANAMSGDKERCLSAGMDDYLTKPIQIKILDEALKKWGNKKAA
- a CDS encoding DUF6901 family protein, whose product is MDKIIYKFIFKNGKEVDYKVDLNRVDSNQPTPSLDNVDWTDLDFNKCSVCPLSSQTHKKCPAAIDVQQMMTEFRDVLSTDMVKVSVETQNRFYYKECDAQTGLKALVGLVMATSSCPILKQFKGLAFYHLPFASIEETSFRAISSYLIKQYFIAKNNGVADWELNNFSKFYDIAQNVNECFFERIKVASKADANLNAIVAFSSQSMILSITFDDLLEELRKQMME
- a CDS encoding response regulator, giving the protein MSAKSVLIVDDAVETRLFLKGIIKSLGYTPIDAKSGIEALKILGDQKIDLVILDVLMPNFDGYQTLEFINQLKQTQNIKVIFFSGKKGELDQTKIDELKPDDFIHKTVDIQVLKTKIKKLVGGAEGQIPPLTPPQAPPAHAPAAAAKPTPAQAPAAAAKPTPAQAPAAAAKPTPAQAPAAAAKPTPAQAPAAVKQAHPGAPSAAAKPQAPIAAKQSPPAPSKLDLSATITNMPIVLDIKITQLSSSGIIFHSKFQFKEGAQLSINCPQASATLKKPGELQTKVHKCIQEGENYIVNTGFA